The proteins below come from a single Mucilaginibacter mali genomic window:
- a CDS encoding PhoH family protein: MTKEGRNKPPAKKKIFVLDTSVILYDHNAFENFQEHDVAIPIQVLEELDNMKTGNDTRNFEARGFIRLMDNLSRKRLLNQWQPLNGQNKGNFKVIMDNKNLGVDAEEVFGDDKIDHRILNAALSLQQENPDKRVVLVSKDICLRLKAKSLNLNAEDYETGKIKNLDELYTGTTINKATDKLINQLNKEDVLTAADLDIQPGRGNHFYLLNGKRSSLSAFYSAQIDHLEKVKEEPVFNISPKNPEQACALHALLNTDIKLVTIQGNAGTGKTLLALAAALEQRKYYRQIYVTRPIVPLSNKEIGFLPGDAKSKVDPYMAPIWDNLKFIREQFADDEKMQQKIDELVTNDKISIAPLAFIRGRTLTKIFFIVDEAQNLTPHEVKTIISRAGEHSKFVFTGDIYQIDTPYLDAESNGLSYLIDKAKGHPLYAHITLQKGERSELANLANDLL; encoded by the coding sequence ATGACTAAAGAGGGCAGGAATAAGCCACCGGCTAAAAAGAAAATATTCGTTTTAGATACATCCGTTATCCTTTACGATCATAACGCTTTCGAGAATTTCCAGGAGCACGACGTGGCCATTCCAATACAGGTGCTGGAAGAACTGGATAACATGAAGACCGGGAATGATACCCGCAACTTCGAAGCGCGGGGTTTTATCCGCCTGATGGACAACCTGTCGCGCAAGCGCCTGCTTAACCAGTGGCAACCTTTAAACGGGCAAAACAAGGGCAACTTCAAGGTAATTATGGATAACAAAAACCTGGGTGTTGATGCCGAGGAGGTTTTTGGCGATGATAAGATAGATCATCGTATCCTAAATGCCGCCCTGTCATTACAACAGGAAAATCCCGATAAGCGGGTGGTGCTGGTATCAAAAGATATCTGCCTGCGCCTGAAAGCCAAATCACTTAATCTTAATGCCGAGGACTACGAAACCGGCAAGATCAAAAACCTTGATGAGTTATACACCGGCACTACCATTAATAAGGCTACCGATAAGCTGATCAACCAGTTAAATAAGGAGGACGTGCTTACCGCTGCCGATTTGGATATTCAGCCGGGTCGTGGCAACCACTTTTATTTGTTAAACGGCAAGCGCTCGTCGCTATCTGCGTTTTACAGCGCGCAGATAGATCATTTGGAGAAGGTTAAGGAAGAACCCGTGTTTAACATATCGCCCAAAAACCCGGAGCAGGCCTGTGCCTTACACGCACTGCTTAATACCGATATTAAACTGGTAACCATACAGGGTAACGCGGGTACGGGCAAAACCCTGCTGGCATTGGCCGCGGCTTTGGAGCAACGCAAGTATTACCGGCAGATCTATGTCACCCGTCCGATCGTCCCCCTCAGTAATAAGGAGATCGGCTTTTTGCCGGGCGATGCCAAATCAAAAGTAGACCCTTATATGGCACCCATTTGGGATAACCTGAAATTTATCCGCGAGCAATTTGCCGACGACGAAAAGATGCAGCAAAAGATAGATGAACTGGTCACTAACGATAAGATCTCCATCGCGCCGCTGGCCTTTATCCGCGGGCGTACGCTTACTAAGATCTTCTTTATTGTGGACGAGGCCCAAAACCTGACCCCGCACGAAGTGAAGACTATCATATCCCGTGCGGGCGAACACAGCAAATTTGTATTCACCGGCGATATTTACCAGATAGATACCCCATACCTGGATGCCGAAAGTAACGGCTTATCGTACCTGATAGACAAGGCCAAAGGCCACCCGCTTTACGCGCACATTACCCTGCAAAAAGGCGAACGCAGCGAACTGGCCAATTTGGCTAATGACCTGCTGTAG
- a CDS encoding glycoside hydrolase family 88 protein, producing the protein MILKNILYTVALVMLSCTASLAQKVKFKPNPQLLKTISADYKDGVNQYKLMMKGLEPGKFPKSYYPKTGKFETSNSGWWCSGFYPGTLLYLYKATGDKAMLTEANRILDVLAKEQYNKTTHDLGFMMYCSFGNAEKLEPSAAYKQILINSAKSLCTRFDPKIGCIKSWDSNKPEYLVIIDNMMNLELLFWATRATGDSSFYKIAVTHANTTMRNHFRPDYSSYHVINYNPQTGEVQQKRTAQGFADESAWARGQTWGLYGYTVMYRETKDKKYLAQANHIAHFILNHPNLPKDKIPYWDFNAPNIPDALRDASAGAIMASALLELCRYTDKKDSQTYFTTAETIIRNLSKAPYLAESGTNGGFILQHCVGHFPAGTEVDVPLTYADYYFIEALGRYKNIGK; encoded by the coding sequence ATGATCTTAAAAAACATCCTGTACACCGTAGCGCTGGTGATGCTAAGCTGCACGGCTTCGTTAGCGCAAAAAGTTAAATTTAAACCCAACCCGCAACTATTAAAAACCATCAGTGCCGATTATAAGGACGGTGTTAATCAATATAAATTAATGATGAAGGGCCTTGAGCCCGGAAAATTCCCTAAAAGCTATTACCCGAAAACAGGCAAGTTCGAGACCAGTAACTCGGGCTGGTGGTGCAGTGGCTTTTATCCGGGTACTTTGCTATACCTGTATAAAGCTACCGGCGATAAAGCCATGCTAACTGAAGCCAACCGCATACTGGATGTGCTGGCAAAAGAACAGTATAACAAAACCACGCACGATCTGGGCTTTATGATGTATTGCAGCTTCGGTAACGCGGAAAAGTTGGAACCGTCTGCGGCTTACAAGCAGATCCTGATCAACAGCGCTAAATCGCTTTGTACCCGTTTCGACCCCAAAATTGGTTGTATCAAATCCTGGGATTCTAACAAACCGGAATATTTGGTGATCATTGATAACATGATGAACCTTGAACTGCTGTTTTGGGCCACCCGCGCCACCGGCGATTCCAGCTTTTATAAGATTGCCGTTACCCATGCCAATACTACCATGCGTAACCATTTCAGGCCTGATTATAGTTCGTACCATGTGATCAACTATAACCCGCAAACCGGCGAGGTGCAGCAAAAACGTACCGCGCAGGGCTTTGCCGATGAATCGGCATGGGCGAGGGGGCAAACCTGGGGCCTGTACGGCTATACGGTGATGTACCGCGAAACAAAAGATAAAAAGTATTTGGCGCAAGCTAACCATATCGCGCACTTCATCCTGAATCACCCCAATCTGCCAAAGGATAAGATCCCTTACTGGGATTTCAACGCGCCGAATATCCCGGATGCTTTGCGCGATGCTTCGGCAGGGGCCATCATGGCATCGGCTTTACTGGAACTGTGCCGTTATACTGATAAAAAAGATAGCCAAACTTACTTCACCACCGCCGAAACTATTATCCGCAATCTGTCCAAAGCGCCGTATTTAGCCGAGTCCGGTACAAACGGGGGCTTTATTTTACAGCATTGCGTTGGCCATTTCCCGGCCGGTACCGAGGTTGATGTGCCTTTAACTTATGCTGATTACTATTTTATTGAGGCTTTGGGCAGGTATAAAAACATCGGCAAATAA
- a CDS encoding family 43 glycosylhydrolase: MVTIKKALTLLIAVAASAPLMAQEKDTLNAPAPVLPGVYADPNITAFGKKFYIYPTTDGTTGWLSTSFTCWSSDNLVDWKNEGVILDLPRDLTWAKERAWAPTIAFKNNKYYYYYSANTNIGVAVSDKPTGPFKDPIGKPLIAKGTKRGQMIDPMAFIDDDGQAYLYWGQGQCNIVKLNADMISCDTSKITSIKPQGYNEGPFMIKRKGVYYLMWSEYDTRDPRYSIAYATSNSPLGPFTKAVGHPVLKGKGVVKGAGHHSVVQVPGKDEWYIAYHRFKIPDGNGYNRETCISPMRFDTDGNILPVDVFEKLKPVKIKK, from the coding sequence ATGGTTACGATAAAAAAAGCATTGACTTTGCTGATAGCCGTTGCGGCATCGGCACCATTAATGGCGCAGGAAAAAGATACGCTTAACGCACCCGCGCCGGTATTGCCGGGTGTATATGCTGATCCGAACATCACTGCGTTTGGCAAAAAGTTTTACATCTATCCAACTACCGATGGTACCACCGGCTGGCTATCAACCTCGTTCACCTGCTGGTCATCAGATAATTTGGTGGATTGGAAGAACGAGGGCGTGATCCTTGATCTGCCGCGGGATCTGACATGGGCCAAGGAGCGTGCCTGGGCGCCGACCATCGCCTTTAAAAACAATAAATACTATTACTACTATTCGGCCAATACCAATATCGGCGTGGCAGTAAGCGATAAACCTACCGGTCCGTTTAAAGACCCGATAGGCAAGCCGCTGATAGCCAAAGGCACTAAGCGTGGCCAAATGATAGACCCGATGGCCTTTATTGATGATGATGGGCAGGCCTACCTGTATTGGGGGCAAGGCCAATGCAACATCGTAAAGCTGAATGCTGATATGATATCCTGCGATACTTCGAAAATTACCTCCATTAAGCCGCAGGGATATAACGAAGGACCTTTTATGATCAAGCGCAAAGGTGTTTACTACCTGATGTGGTCGGAGTATGATACGCGTGATCCACGTTATTCCATCGCTTATGCTACATCAAACTCGCCATTAGGGCCGTTTACCAAAGCTGTGGGACATCCCGTACTAAAAGGAAAAGGCGTTGTAAAGGGAGCGGGACACCATTCTGTTGTACAAGTGCCGGGTAAGGACGAGTGGTATATCGCCTATCATCGCTTTAAAATCCCGGATGGCAACGGCTACAACCGCGAAACCTGTATATCGCCCATGCGTTTCGATACCGATGGCAACATCCTGCCGGTAGATGTTTTTGAAAAGCTGAAACCTGTTAAAATAAAGAAATAA
- a CDS encoding glycoside hydrolase family 31 protein, whose product MTVNFKALAQLQGMHLLNEPIDISTDFKDFKNTYYLADSLANFDPVTATGKIVYKRYMYKTPLAFNNMMGALTAVPANEFPSTEYEIAPTLPFSIQFVSARTVRIRALSGPQFKPEQESLMLVNGKAPVDTKSWKYSPVKGGYQYTSAYGSVTILTKPWHVEFRDATGKLLTKTIHDKDNAGVDFTPVMPFSYVRRASDYSRSMNAVFSLSPGEKIFGCGESFTGLDKRGQKVVLWADDANGVQNETMYKPIPFFMSNRGYGMFMHTSTPITCDFGKYFGGVNSLMIGDDELDLFVFLGEPKDILDEYTNLTGKASMPPLWSFGFWMSRITYLSEKDGRDIAAKLRENRIPADVIHYDTGWFSTDWRVDYKFAPDRFTDPAKLMSDLKKDGFHVSLWQLPYFTPKNIYFNDLVKNDLVVKDGKGNLPYEDAVLDFSNPATVTWYQDKIAGLLKLGVGAIKVDFGEAAPNNGLYHSGRTGFYEHNLYPLRYNKTVADITKKVTGDNIIWARSAWAGSQRYPLHWGGDAANTNTAMAAELRGGLSFGLSGFSFWSHDIGGFVRKSPENLYARWAAFGMLTSHSRAHGAPPKEPWAYSPEFLNTFRLTDEMRYKLMPYIYAQAKDCTERGLPMVRALFVEYPRDPGAWLTDDEYLFGSDMLVAPLFEEVKEREVYLPTGNWIDYQTGKTYKSGWHTIAAGSVQAVILVREGAVIPHIKLAQSTLQMDWSNIQLVGYTTKGQKGSGLICLPSDNVLHRINTSGSSIVNDPYAGKVKWQIKSYQNK is encoded by the coding sequence ATGACAGTAAACTTTAAGGCGCTGGCCCAGTTACAGGGCATGCACCTGCTGAACGAACCCATAGATATCAGCACCGATTTTAAGGATTTTAAAAACACGTATTACCTGGCCGATAGCCTGGCCAACTTCGACCCGGTAACCGCAACAGGCAAGATCGTTTACAAACGCTATATGTACAAAACGCCCCTCGCGTTCAATAATATGATGGGTGCGCTTACGGCTGTACCGGCTAACGAATTTCCATCAACCGAATATGAAATAGCGCCAACCTTGCCGTTCTCTATCCAATTTGTATCAGCGCGCACGGTACGCATCAGGGCCTTATCGGGGCCGCAATTTAAGCCAGAGCAAGAGTCGCTGATGCTGGTGAACGGCAAAGCGCCGGTAGATACCAAAAGCTGGAAGTACAGCCCGGTTAAGGGTGGTTACCAGTATACCAGCGCTTATGGTTCGGTTACAATATTGACCAAGCCATGGCATGTGGAGTTTAGGGACGCTACTGGCAAGCTACTGACCAAAACCATACATGATAAGGATAATGCCGGGGTTGACTTTACACCGGTAATGCCGTTCTCGTACGTGCGGCGCGCATCCGATTATTCGCGCAGTATGAACGCAGTATTTTCGTTATCTCCCGGCGAGAAGATCTTTGGTTGCGGTGAATCATTTACCGGCTTAGATAAACGTGGCCAAAAAGTAGTACTATGGGCCGACGATGCCAACGGCGTGCAAAACGAAACCATGTACAAGCCTATCCCTTTTTTCATGAGCAACCGGGGGTATGGTATGTTTATGCATACGTCAACCCCCATCACCTGCGATTTTGGCAAATATTTTGGCGGCGTAAACAGTCTGATGATTGGTGATGATGAACTGGACTTGTTCGTTTTCCTTGGCGAACCTAAAGATATACTAGACGAATACACCAACCTGACCGGCAAAGCTTCGATGCCGCCGCTATGGTCATTTGGGTTTTGGATGAGCCGGATCACTTACTTGTCTGAAAAGGACGGCCGCGATATAGCCGCCAAATTGCGCGAGAACCGCATCCCGGCCGATGTGATCCATTACGATACGGGCTGGTTCAGCACCGACTGGCGGGTGGATTATAAATTCGCGCCCGATCGCTTTACCGATCCCGCCAAACTAATGAGCGACCTGAAAAAGGATGGCTTCCACGTGTCGCTGTGGCAACTGCCTTACTTCACACCAAAAAATATTTATTTTAACGATTTGGTGAAGAACGATTTGGTAGTAAAAGATGGCAAGGGCAACCTGCCTTACGAAGATGCCGTGCTCGATTTTAGTAATCCGGCCACTGTTACCTGGTACCAGGATAAAATTGCCGGGCTGTTAAAGTTGGGGGTGGGCGCTATCAAGGTAGATTTTGGTGAGGCAGCGCCAAATAACGGCCTGTACCACTCGGGAAGAACCGGATTCTATGAGCATAACCTATACCCGCTGCGCTACAACAAAACCGTGGCCGATATTACCAAAAAGGTTACGGGCGATAACATCATCTGGGCGCGCAGCGCCTGGGCCGGCAGCCAGCGTTACCCGCTGCATTGGGGCGGAGACGCGGCCAACACCAACACCGCCATGGCCGCCGAATTACGCGGCGGTCTCTCGTTCGGCCTGTCAGGCTTTTCATTCTGGAGCCATGATATTGGTGGCTTTGTGCGTAAATCACCCGAAAATTTGTATGCGCGCTGGGCTGCATTCGGTATGTTGACCTCACACAGCCGCGCTCACGGCGCACCGCCAAAGGAGCCATGGGCTTATAGCCCGGAGTTCCTGAATACTTTTCGCCTGACTGACGAGATGCGCTACAAGCTAATGCCATACATTTACGCGCAAGCCAAAGATTGCACCGAACGTGGCCTGCCGATGGTACGTGCGCTGTTTGTAGAATATCCGAGAGATCCCGGCGCATGGCTAACAGACGATGAATACCTGTTTGGATCGGACATGTTGGTAGCGCCGCTGTTTGAAGAAGTAAAGGAACGCGAAGTTTACCTGCCAACCGGCAACTGGATAGATTATCAAACCGGCAAAACTTACAAAAGCGGCTGGCATACTATTGCCGCCGGATCTGTTCAAGCTGTAATACTGGTACGCGAAGGCGCGGTGATCCCACATATCAAGCTGGCGCAATCAACCTTGCAGATGGATTGGTCGAATATTCAGTTGGTGGGCTATACCACAAAAGGCCAAAAGGGTAGTGGGTTGATTTGTTTGCCATCGGATAATGTGTTGCATCGGATAAATACCTCGGGCAGTAGCATTGTTAATGATCCTTATGCGGGAAAAGTGAAATGGCAGATCAAGTCATATCAAAATAAATAA
- a CDS encoding RagB/SusD family nutrient uptake outer membrane protein, with protein sequence MKRNIIYLLLALAGLYTAGCKKDTFLQDGSIPPDGAITEAQEWANPDFARNYLNNVYASLQSRYNLDGDGSMLASGSDEAVNSNLNSSINIFNNGTWSPVRTIDDVYSNMYSGIRKANIFLAKAYGSAVIPAQELVTSNAADITYDAQIARLRGQAFYLRAFFEFELVKRYGSMVLVTRVLNSDENLDLPRNSFDDCVKQIVADCDSAADRLPDNAAAWATNNRGRATKIAAQALKARLLLYAASPQYNPSNDLTKWQTAATAAKVIIDGGKAGLYTSYPNIFLWNISGAPYNTEVIFATQTANDATVETNNAPISYNGANGRTDPTQNLVDAFEMKTTGRVITDPLSGYNANAPYTNRDPRLGFSVMLNGSTFQSKTVDIYAGGKDAIGVNVNATKTGYYMRKFLAEAAVWNTSSNTSVRKPWVLYRYAEVLLNYAEAINEAQGTAGMAEVLKSLNLIRARGGVAMPALQTTNAAGNGYVAPTQAELRKRIHLERQVELCFEEHRFYDVRRWKEAETTFSLPARGMNITQTSPGVFTYSPFTVENRVFTAKNYLFPIAQVELNKAPALKQNPGY encoded by the coding sequence ATGAAAAGAAATATAATATACCTGCTGCTGGCCCTTGCCGGCTTGTACACCGCGGGTTGTAAAAAGGATACCTTTTTGCAGGACGGGTCTATCCCGCCCGATGGCGCTATTACCGAAGCGCAGGAATGGGCCAACCCCGATTTTGCCCGTAACTACCTGAACAATGTGTACGCCTCGCTGCAATCGCGCTATAATTTAGATGGCGACGGCTCTATGCTGGCCTCGGGCAGCGATGAGGCAGTTAATTCAAATCTTAACTCGTCCATCAATATCTTTAACAACGGTACATGGAGCCCGGTGCGAACCATTGACGATGTTTACAGCAACATGTACAGCGGCATCCGAAAGGCCAATATCTTTTTGGCCAAAGCGTATGGCAGCGCGGTGATCCCGGCGCAGGAGCTGGTAACATCAAATGCGGCTGACATTACTTACGATGCGCAAATTGCCCGCTTACGTGGCCAGGCATTCTACCTGCGCGCATTCTTTGAATTTGAACTGGTGAAGCGATACGGCAGCATGGTGCTGGTTACCCGTGTACTGAACAGTGACGAGAACCTGGATTTGCCCCGTAACAGTTTCGATGATTGCGTAAAGCAGATCGTGGCCGATTGTGATTCGGCTGCCGACCGCCTGCCGGATAACGCCGCCGCCTGGGCTACCAATAACCGTGGCCGCGCCACCAAAATAGCAGCACAAGCGCTTAAGGCACGGTTGTTGTTATACGCCGCCAGTCCGCAGTATAATCCGTCAAACGATTTAACCAAGTGGCAGACCGCCGCTACCGCTGCCAAGGTAATTATCGATGGCGGCAAGGCAGGCTTGTATACGTCTTATCCCAATATCTTCCTGTGGAATATATCTGGCGCGCCGTATAATACCGAGGTGATCTTTGCTACGCAAACAGCTAATGATGCCACTGTGGAGACCAACAATGCGCCAATAAGCTATAACGGCGCTAATGGCCGCACCGACCCTACCCAAAATCTGGTTGACGCCTTTGAAATGAAGACTACCGGCAGGGTAATAACCGATCCGTTAAGCGGCTATAACGCCAACGCGCCGTACACCAATCGCGACCCGCGCCTTGGCTTTTCCGTAATGTTGAATGGATCAACCTTTCAAAGTAAAACGGTTGATATTTACGCGGGTGGTAAGGATGCCATTGGTGTAAACGTAAATGCCACCAAAACCGGTTATTATATGCGCAAGTTTTTGGCCGAAGCCGCCGTTTGGAACACTTCATCAAACACCAGCGTGCGCAAGCCTTGGGTTTTGTACCGCTATGCTGAAGTATTGCTGAACTATGCCGAAGCTATTAATGAAGCGCAAGGCACCGCCGGCATGGCCGAAGTACTGAAAAGCCTGAACCTGATCCGTGCGCGCGGCGGTGTGGCCATGCCTGCCCTGCAAACCACCAACGCGGCAGGCAACGGCTATGTAGCGCCCACCCAGGCCGAACTGCGCAAGCGCATCCACTTAGAGCGCCAGGTAGAGCTTTGCTTTGAAGAACACCGCTTTTACGATGTGCGCCGCTGGAAAGAAGCCGAAACTACATTTAGCCTGCCAGCACGCGGCATGAACATCACCCAAACATCACCCGGTGTGTTCACCTACTCGCCGTTTACAGTAGAGAACCGTGTGTTTACGGCTAAAAACTACCTGTTCCCGATAGCGCAGGTGGAGTTGAACAAGGCACCGGCATTGAAGCAAAATCCAGGATATTAA
- a CDS encoding SusC/RagA family TonB-linked outer membrane protein, producing the protein MKLFKIKYLLCLPFLWLCAQSVYAQKPDEQTTVNGKVVDADNKPMPGVLVYKQESKNDKGMVTGADGSFSATCTTSDVFVFKFDGYLTVTKGVPEIKYKNTIMLTKALFQAGDDDDVYIPFGVRKKRQLTATISSINGDDLPSIPSSSLNNVFTGRLSGLLITPNSSQQPGYDVSNFTIRGRSSYNNNQDPLVLVDGVERDFKSMDLAEIESVSVLKDAATLAWYGMYAANGVIYVRTKRGSATSTKVTFDGQYGVSSPLEITQPLNSYTYASLYNEAQTNSGITPTYSATALTAYQTGSDPYKYPNNDFVRDFFKTVAPTQRYVATVSGGNSYVKFFTLLSYYNQGGFYKGGTNPLYDANTNFNKYNLRTNLDMKVSKNLDVALDIGGRITNLRFPIIGTGTFLNTVYNTPANAFPLLNPDGSYGGTSLYQKSNPLAQMSASGVATDLSRNMMATISAKQKMDGILPGLSANIFYAYDVYGLYRSGYSQDYEVYEANGTGGYTRYGTATIPNYSQNTFSGNIRKTELWGGLDYDHTFGDHGINFSTRISRAVYATFGALDSRRDGISNRLSYNYKQRYFVDVTGTFSGSENFMPGKRVGFFPAASAGWIISDENFLKDTKFLNFLKLRGSYGLVGNDALTSLARRFSFLTTYNSSAGGYNFGTSYTGVGGTSENPLGNPNLTWERAYKTSVGFDATLFNKLINISGDYFHEDRKNLLTNSLLPSIIGQSLVQVNEGEATYTGFEANLTFNKKIGKVDLSLFGNYTYSTSKILAINEGAGLPDYQKQLGHPITSVMLTNAGSYVRNFLQSDGIFQNQAQIDASPVQRFSRTVKPGDIKYKDINGDGVIDNLDFVTTDYNFVPKSFFGFGTKVAAHNFDLSLFFQGVSGRTISIQNIINSGNANNGYLNQFSVDRWTAATPDAAYPRLMISDRGNNTQNSDFWLRSGDYIRLKNAEFGYTIPSRFTKKLKLSQLRFYVSGLNLITFDKLGNLPIDPELPEAGYNSSYPYMKIYSFGLNMKF; encoded by the coding sequence ATGAAATTATTTAAGATAAAATACCTGCTGTGCCTGCCCTTCCTGTGGCTGTGCGCGCAAAGCGTTTACGCGCAAAAGCCCGATGAGCAGACCACTGTGAACGGCAAAGTGGTAGACGCCGACAATAAACCCATGCCGGGTGTATTGGTTTACAAACAGGAGTCGAAGAATGATAAGGGCATGGTTACCGGCGCCGATGGCAGCTTTTCTGCCACCTGTACCACCAGCGATGTGTTTGTATTTAAGTTTGATGGCTACCTTACCGTTACCAAAGGCGTACCCGAAATAAAGTACAAAAATACCATTATGCTCACCAAAGCTTTATTCCAGGCTGGCGACGATGATGATGTTTACATTCCCTTCGGCGTGCGTAAAAAGCGCCAGTTAACAGCCACCATCAGCAGTATAAATGGCGATGACCTGCCGTCTATCCCCTCTTCGTCGCTTAATAACGTGTTCACCGGCCGCTTATCGGGCTTATTGATCACGCCGAACAGTTCGCAGCAGCCGGGTTATGATGTATCTAACTTTACCATCCGTGGCCGTTCATCATACAACAACAACCAGGATCCACTGGTTTTGGTTGATGGCGTGGAACGCGATTTTAAATCGATGGATCTGGCCGAAATTGAAAGCGTAAGCGTATTAAAAGATGCGGCTACACTGGCCTGGTATGGCATGTACGCAGCCAACGGTGTAATTTATGTGCGCACCAAGCGTGGCAGCGCCACCAGCACCAAGGTAACGTTTGATGGGCAATACGGTGTATCGTCTCCATTAGAGATCACGCAGCCATTAAACTCTTATACCTACGCGTCGTTATATAACGAGGCGCAAACCAACAGCGGTATCACACCTACCTATTCAGCAACAGCTTTAACGGCCTATCAAACCGGTTCCGATCCGTACAAATATCCCAACAATGACTTCGTACGCGATTTCTTTAAGACAGTTGCCCCCACCCAACGCTATGTAGCTACCGTAAGCGGCGGTAACTCGTATGTTAAATTCTTTACCCTGTTAAGCTATTACAACCAGGGGGGCTTTTACAAGGGCGGCACCAATCCTTTGTACGATGCCAATACCAACTTTAACAAATACAACCTGCGCACCAATCTTGACATGAAGGTGAGCAAGAATTTGGATGTGGCCCTCGATATCGGCGGCAGGATCACCAACCTGCGCTTCCCTATCATTGGTACCGGTACCTTCCTGAACACGGTTTATAATACCCCTGCAAACGCGTTCCCGCTGCTAAACCCTGATGGTTCGTATGGCGGTACTTCGCTATACCAAAAAAGTAACCCGCTGGCGCAAATGTCTGCATCGGGCGTGGCTACCGACCTTAGCCGTAATATGATGGCCACTATCAGCGCTAAGCAAAAAATGGACGGTATTTTACCGGGATTAAGCGCTAATATCTTTTACGCTTACGATGTTTATGGTCTGTACCGGTCAGGCTATAGCCAGGATTACGAGGTTTATGAAGCTAACGGTACCGGTGGTTATACCCGTTACGGCACGGCAACTATTCCTAACTACTCGCAAAACACATTTTCGGGCAACATCCGCAAAACCGAGCTTTGGGGCGGTTTAGATTACGACCATACCTTTGGCGATCACGGCATTAACTTCAGCACCCGTATATCAAGGGCGGTTTATGCTACCTTCGGTGCTTTGGACAGCCGCCGCGACGGGATCTCCAACCGCTTATCGTACAATTACAAGCAACGCTATTTTGTTGATGTAACCGGTACCTTCTCCGGTTCAGAAAACTTTATGCCGGGCAAGCGCGTAGGCTTCTTCCCTGCCGCCTCAGCCGGCTGGATCATCTCTGACGAGAACTTTCTGAAGGATACCAAATTCCTTAACTTCCTTAAATTAAGAGGTTCTTACGGTTTGGTTGGTAATGATGCTTTGACATCGCTGGCCCGCCGCTTCTCGTTTTTGACCACCTATAACAGCAGTGCCGGTGGTTATAACTTTGGTACCAGCTATACCGGTGTCGGTGGTACTTCAGAAAACCCGCTGGGCAATCCTAATCTAACCTGGGAGCGCGCCTATAAAACCAGCGTTGGCTTTGATGCTACCTTATTTAATAAACTGATCAATATCAGCGGTGACTATTTTCATGAGGACCGCAAAAACCTGCTGACCAACTCGCTGCTGCCAAGTATCATCGGCCAGTCGCTGGTACAGGTTAACGAGGGCGAAGCTACATATACCGGTTTCGAGGCAAACTTGACCTTCAACAAAAAGATCGGCAAGGTTGATTTGAGCCTGTTCGGTAACTATACCTACAGCACCAGCAAGATCCTGGCTATCAACGAGGGTGCCGGTTTGCCCGATTATCAAAAGCAATTAGGCCACCCCATTACCAGCGTAATGCTGACCAATGCCGGCAGCTACGTGCGTAACTTCCTGCAATCGGATGGGATCTTCCAAAACCAGGCGCAGATTGATGCCTCGCCGGTGCAGCGCTTCTCGCGTACGGTTAAACCGGGCGATATCAAATACAAGGATATCAACGGCGATGGTGTGATCGATAACCTTGACTTTGTGACCACCGATTACAACTTCGTACCGAAATCGTTCTTCGGCTTCGGCACAAAGGTGGCTGCGCATAATTTCGATCTGTCCTTGTTCTTCCAGGGCGTGAGCGGCCGTACCATCAGCATCCAGAACATCATCAACTCAGGCAATGCCAACAACGGCTACCTTAACCAGTTTAGTGTTGACCGCTGGACTGCGGCCACTCCCGATGCAGCATACCCGCGCCTGATGATCAGCGACCGTGGTAACAACACCCAAAACTCCGATTTTTGGCTGCGTTCGGGCGATTACATCCGCCTGAAGAATGCCGAGTTTGGTTATACCATCCCTTCACGCTTCACCAAAAAGCTGAAGCTATCGCAATTAAGGTTTTATGTAAGCGGCCTGAACCTGATCACATTCGACAAGTTGGGTAACCTGCCTATCGACCCTGAACTGCCTGAGGCCGGGTATAACAGTTCATATCCGTACATGAAGATCTATTCCTTCGGTTTAAATATGAAATTTTAA